In Niallia sp. FSL W8-0635, one genomic interval encodes:
- the lepB gene encoding signal peptidase I, translating into MATEKKKKNEVWEWSKALIIAVLLAFVIRYFLFAPIVVDGESMQSTLLDQDRMIVNKINYKVSEPKRFDIIVFHAPEGKDYIKRVIGLPGDTIEYRNDVLYVNGQAYEEPYLEHNKQVINGPLTEDFTATVPDGELFVMGDNRQNSKDSRHIGTIGFDKIIGSTSVVYWPISDLKIVE; encoded by the coding sequence ATGGCAACTGAAAAGAAGAAGAAAAATGAAGTTTGGGAATGGAGTAAAGCGCTAATTATTGCAGTCTTACTCGCTTTTGTCATTCGGTATTTTTTATTTGCTCCAATTGTAGTGGATGGCGAATCCATGCAGTCTACATTACTGGATCAAGATCGAATGATTGTGAATAAAATCAACTATAAAGTAAGTGAACCAAAGCGTTTTGATATCATTGTATTTCACGCTCCTGAAGGAAAAGATTATATAAAAAGAGTAATCGGGTTACCAGGGGATACAATCGAGTATCGTAATGATGTGTTATATGTAAATGGACAAGCTTATGAAGAGCCGTATCTAGAGCATAATAAACAAGTGATAAATGGTCCCCTAACAGAAGATTTCACTGCAACAGTTCCAGACGGAGAACTATTCGTGATGGGGGATAACCGTCAAAATAGTAAAGACAGCCGTCATATCGGTACGATTGGCTTTGATAAAATTATTGGTAGTACAAGTGTTGTGTATTGGCCAATATCCGATTTAAAAATAGTAGAATAA
- the ylqF gene encoding ribosome biogenesis GTPase YlqF, with protein MTIQWFPGHMAKARRQVTEKLKLVDIIFELVDARIPQSSRNPMIDEIIQHKPRIVLLNKADMADKERTKEWISYFKKQGIQALAINSHAGVGMKEITALAKVVLAEKFDRMKAKGIRPRAIRAMIVGIPNAGKSTLINRLAKKNIAKTGNTPGVTKAQQWIKVGKELELLDTPGILWPKFEDQEVGLKLALTGAIKDTILNLQDIAIFGLRFLEKEYPERLKERYNLEVIPEDTVELFDHIGTFRGALSGGGIVDYDKVTELIIRDIRGEKFGPLTFEKTEEM; from the coding sequence ATGACTATACAATGGTTCCCGGGGCATATGGCAAAGGCCAGAAGACAGGTAACGGAAAAATTAAAGCTGGTAGATATTATTTTTGAATTAGTGGATGCGAGAATTCCTCAATCATCTCGAAATCCCATGATTGATGAAATCATCCAGCATAAGCCGAGAATTGTGTTATTGAATAAAGCAGATATGGCAGATAAAGAACGTACAAAAGAATGGATAAGCTATTTTAAAAAACAAGGTATACAAGCACTTGCGATTAATTCACACGCAGGGGTTGGAATGAAGGAGATTACTGCCTTAGCGAAAGTAGTCTTAGCGGAAAAATTTGATCGGATGAAAGCCAAAGGAATTAGACCGCGAGCGATTCGAGCAATGATTGTTGGAATTCCAAATGCAGGTAAATCTACTTTGATCAATCGATTAGCGAAGAAAAATATTGCGAAAACAGGCAATACACCAGGTGTTACAAAAGCACAGCAATGGATTAAAGTTGGGAAAGAACTAGAGCTTTTAGATACGCCAGGTATACTATGGCCGAAATTTGAAGACCAAGAAGTTGGCTTAAAGCTTGCTTTAACTGGTGCCATAAAGGATACCATTTTAAATCTACAAGATATCGCTATCTTCGGACTACGTTTTTTAGAAAAAGAATATCCAGAGCGCTTAAAAGAAAGATATAATTTAGAAGTGATTCCAGAAGATACAGTAGAGCTATTTGATCATATCGGAACGTTTAGAGGAGCATTATCAGGCGGCGGGATTGTCGACTATGATAAAGTAACAGAACTCATTATCCGAGACATCAGAGGGGAAAAGTTCGGACCTTTAACATTTGAAAAAACAGAAGAAATGTAA
- a CDS encoding ribonuclease HII encodes MKLATMKEIKETLEGVKDVNDPFILELRKDERKGAQKLLEAWDKRIAKEEKLHAHFVTMNYYEKEIRSKGYTYIAGIDEVGRGPLAGPVVTAAVILPENFYLPGIDDSKKLSEKKRELFYEIIKKEAISIGVGIISPEEIDRINIYQATKKGMLEAINELSQTPDYLLIDAMKLTTPYPSQSLIKGDSKSVSIAAASIIAKVTRDRMMKELHEIYPDYHFASNMGYGTQEHLVALKEYGITIHHRKSFSPVKEMVENK; translated from the coding sequence ATGAAATTAGCAACGATGAAAGAAATAAAAGAGACGCTAGAAGGGGTAAAGGATGTAAATGACCCTTTTATCCTGGAATTACGAAAAGACGAGAGAAAAGGGGCTCAGAAGCTTCTAGAAGCATGGGATAAGCGTATTGCAAAGGAAGAGAAGCTACATGCTCATTTTGTAACGATGAATTACTATGAAAAAGAAATAAGAAGCAAGGGATATACATATATTGCAGGCATTGATGAAGTAGGGAGAGGCCCGCTTGCAGGACCTGTTGTTACTGCAGCCGTTATCCTTCCTGAAAACTTTTATTTACCAGGTATCGATGATTCAAAGAAATTGTCCGAGAAAAAAAGAGAATTATTCTACGAGATTATTAAAAAAGAAGCAATATCTATTGGAGTAGGCATTATTTCGCCTGAAGAAATTGATCGAATTAATATCTATCAAGCAACAAAAAAAGGCATGCTAGAAGCAATTAATGAGCTTTCCCAAACGCCAGACTATTTACTTATTGATGCAATGAAATTAACAACTCCATACCCAAGCCAGTCTCTAATTAAAGGAGACAGTAAAAGTGTTTCGATTGCAGCGGCAAGTATTATCGCGAAAGTGACAAGAGATCGCATGATGAAAGAGTTACATGAAATATATCCTGATTATCATTTTGCAAGCAATATGGGCTATGGTACACAGGAGCATCTAGTAGCTCTCAAGGAATATGGGATTACGATTCATCACCGTAAGAGCTTTTCCCCTGTCAAAGAGATGGTGGAGAATAAATAG
- a CDS encoding EscU/YscU/HrcU family type III secretion system export apparatus switch protein, with protein MNKRKEAIALTYEQHKHAAPTVIAKGKGLVAEQILERAKKENIPIQEDASLVELLSKLNINEQIPEDLYMAVAEVFAFIYSLEKEITKKDG; from the coding sequence ATGAACAAACGAAAAGAAGCGATAGCGTTAACCTATGAACAGCATAAACATGCAGCTCCTACTGTTATTGCTAAAGGAAAGGGCCTAGTGGCAGAGCAAATACTGGAACGGGCGAAAAAAGAGAATATTCCGATCCAGGAAGATGCTTCGCTTGTAGAACTTCTAAGTAAATTAAATATAAATGAACAAATACCGGAAGATTTATATATGGCAGTCGCAGAAGTATTTGCTTTTATTTATTCTTTAGAAAAGGAAATAACGAAAAAAGACGGCTAA
- the sucC gene encoding ADP-forming succinate--CoA ligase subunit beta yields MNIHEYQGKEILELNGVSVPKGKVAFTVEEAVRAAETLNSDVWVVKAQIHAGGRGKAGGVKVAKSLEEVQTYASDILGTTLVTHQTGPEGKLVKRLLIEEGCRIKKEYYIGFVVDRATSRIVLMASEEGGTEIEEIAEKYPEKIVKEVIDPVTGLTPFQARRVAFAINIPSKQVNKAVAFMTGLYKVFVEKDCSIAEINPLVLTEDGNIMALDAKLNFDSNALYRHKDIVAYRDLDEENEKELEASKYDLSYIALNGNIGCMVNGAGLAMATMDIVKHYGGEPANFLDVGGGATAEKVTEAFKIILSDSKVKGIFVNIFGGIMKCDVIATGIVEAAKQVSLHVPLVVRLEGTNVDLGKKILRESGVDIVAAESMADGAEKIVSLVEQGGNE; encoded by the coding sequence TTGAATATTCATGAATATCAGGGGAAAGAGATTTTAGAATTAAATGGCGTTTCAGTACCAAAAGGAAAAGTAGCTTTTACAGTAGAAGAGGCAGTGCGAGCTGCAGAAACATTAAACAGTGATGTATGGGTAGTGAAAGCCCAAATCCATGCTGGTGGTCGAGGGAAAGCTGGTGGAGTAAAGGTTGCAAAAAGTTTAGAAGAAGTACAAACTTATGCATCTGATATTCTAGGCACCACATTAGTTACGCATCAAACAGGTCCAGAAGGAAAATTAGTAAAACGACTATTAATTGAAGAAGGCTGCCGAATCAAGAAGGAATATTACATAGGATTTGTCGTGGACCGCGCAACATCTCGAATCGTATTGATGGCTTCTGAAGAGGGCGGTACAGAAATTGAGGAAATCGCAGAGAAATACCCAGAGAAAATTGTAAAAGAAGTTATTGATCCAGTGACTGGCTTAACTCCATTTCAAGCACGCCGAGTTGCATTTGCGATTAATATCCCAAGCAAGCAAGTAAATAAAGCAGTTGCATTTATGACTGGCTTATACAAAGTGTTTGTAGAAAAAGACTGTTCGATTGCAGAAATTAATCCACTGGTTCTAACAGAGGATGGAAATATTATGGCGTTGGACGCAAAATTAAATTTTGATTCAAATGCTTTGTATAGACATAAAGATATTGTTGCATATAGAGATTTAGATGAAGAAAACGAGAAAGAATTAGAAGCTTCCAAATATGACTTAAGCTATATTGCTCTAAATGGAAATATTGGCTGTATGGTAAATGGTGCTGGACTTGCTATGGCGACGATGGATATTGTCAAGCATTATGGCGGAGAACCGGCTAACTTCTTGGATGTTGGGGGCGGCGCAACAGCAGAGAAAGTAACAGAAGCATTCAAAATCATTCTTTCCGATTCAAAAGTGAAAGGGATTTTTGTCAATATTTTTGGAGGCATCATGAAATGTGATGTCATCGCAACAGGAATTGTGGAAGCTGCAAAGCAAGTTAGTCTTCATGTACCTCTTGTTGTTCGCTTAGAAGGAACAAATGTTGATTTAGGTAAAAAGATTCTCCGTGAATCTGGAGTGGATATTGTAGCAGCAGAATCAATGGCTGATGGTGCTGAGAAAATTGTATCTCTAGTAGAACAGGGAGGGAACGAATAA
- the sucD gene encoding succinate--CoA ligase subunit alpha, with the protein MSVFINKDTKVLVQGITGATALFHTKQMIEYGTKIVGGVTPGKGGTTVEGVPVFNTVKDAVEVTEANASVIYVPAPFAADAILEAVDAELDLVICITEHIPVLDMVKVKRYMEGKKTRLIGPNCPGVITPEECKIGIMPGYIHKKGHVGVVSRSGTLTYEAVHQLSQAGIGQSTAVGIGGDPVNGTDFIDTLKAFNEDEDTYAVIMIGEIGGTAEEEAARWVKENMTKPVVGFIGGRTAPPGKRMGHAGAIISGGKGTADEKISVLTECGIKVSPTPSDMGATLIEVLKEQSLYEKCKTHEVVTK; encoded by the coding sequence ATGAGTGTTTTTATCAATAAAGATACAAAGGTTCTTGTTCAAGGAATAACTGGTGCAACAGCACTTTTTCATACAAAACAAATGATTGAATATGGTACAAAAATCGTTGGGGGAGTAACGCCAGGAAAAGGCGGGACAACAGTAGAAGGAGTACCTGTATTTAATACGGTGAAAGATGCTGTTGAGGTAACAGAAGCGAACGCATCGGTTATTTATGTACCAGCACCATTTGCAGCAGATGCTATTCTTGAAGCAGTAGATGCAGAATTAGATTTAGTAATCTGTATTACAGAGCATATTCCAGTACTAGATATGGTGAAAGTAAAACGTTATATGGAAGGGAAAAAGACTAGATTAATAGGCCCGAACTGTCCAGGTGTGATTACGCCAGAGGAATGTAAGATTGGGATTATGCCAGGATACATTCACAAGAAGGGACATGTTGGAGTTGTATCTCGTTCAGGAACCCTAACTTATGAGGCTGTTCATCAACTTTCCCAAGCTGGAATTGGCCAATCTACAGCGGTTGGTATTGGGGGAGACCCTGTAAACGGAACAGACTTTATCGATACGTTAAAAGCATTTAATGAAGATGAAGATACGTATGCGGTAATTATGATTGGAGAAATCGGTGGTACTGCAGAGGAAGAAGCAGCACGATGGGTGAAGGAAAATATGACGAAACCGGTAGTAGGATTTATCGGTGGACGCACTGCTCCTCCAGGTAAGCGTATGGGTCACGCAGGTGCCATTATCTCAGGTGGAAAAGGCACAGCAGATGAAAAAATCAGTGTGCTAACAGAATGTGGCATTAAAGTATCTCCAACTCCATCAGATATGGGTGCTACACTTATTGAAGTATTAAAAGAGCAGTCCTTATACGAAAAATGTAAAACACATGAAGTAGTAACAAAATGA
- the dprA gene encoding DNA-processing protein DprA: MEIVNKSLIKLHHCRGISWKIIGSLLKADPTLQLHKTPSFLSSLPPNVEKEIVETLHSNDVEELLNQYRYNQIHAIPFFDPLYPPFLKEIYQPPWVLYAKGDVSLLHSKKKLAIVGSRLATTYSTKVIKQLINELVEEKITIVSGLAHGVDSIAHKLTIENGGKTIGVIAGGLFHIYPKENRELAGEMMKHHLVLSEYPPLTKPLKWQFPMRNRIISGLSNGTLVVEAKKKSGSLITANFAVNEGRDVFAVPGNIFSPYSDGPNELIQQGAKPVLEAKDIIEEWKHLI; this comes from the coding sequence ATGGAAATCGTAAATAAATCATTAATTAAATTGCACCACTGTCGAGGAATTAGCTGGAAAATAATCGGAAGTCTTCTAAAAGCAGATCCTACTCTTCAGTTGCACAAAACTCCTTCCTTTTTATCCTCGTTACCTCCAAATGTAGAAAAGGAAATAGTAGAAACACTCCACTCCAATGATGTGGAAGAGCTATTGAACCAGTATCGTTATAATCAAATCCACGCCATTCCTTTTTTTGATCCATTATATCCCCCCTTTCTAAAAGAGATTTATCAGCCTCCTTGGGTTCTTTATGCGAAAGGGGATGTTTCCTTGCTTCATTCGAAAAAGAAGCTGGCGATTGTTGGTTCCCGTTTAGCAACTACTTATAGTACGAAAGTGATTAAACAGCTTATAAATGAATTAGTAGAGGAGAAAATCACCATAGTAAGTGGTCTAGCACACGGGGTAGATTCCATAGCCCATAAGCTTACTATCGAAAATGGTGGGAAAACAATAGGTGTTATTGCTGGAGGACTGTTTCATATATATCCAAAAGAAAACCGCGAGCTAGCAGGAGAAATGATGAAACATCATCTTGTTCTATCCGAATATCCCCCATTAACAAAACCACTTAAATGGCAATTTCCAATGAGAAATCGTATTATTAGTGGGTTAAGTAACGGAACCTTAGTAGTAGAAGCGAAGAAGAAAAGTGGCTCCTTAATTACTGCTAATTTCGCCGTCAACGAAGGACGAGACGTATTCGCTGTACCAGGAAATATTTTTAGTCCCTATTCAGATGGTCCAAATGAATTAATCCAGCAAGGCGCAAAGCCCGTACTCGAAGCGAAAGATATAATAGAAGAATGGAAGCATTTGATCTAA